Within Channa argus isolate prfri chromosome 4, Channa argus male v1.0, whole genome shotgun sequence, the genomic segment CCAACCAGCCTTCTCCCCCCTAGTGATCCTCCACCATCAACAGCTCCAAATATCTCACTTCTGGCCAACAATGGTTCGGGCAATAAGCTCCTTCATGATCTCATTGGTGCCTCCATAGATGGGCTGAACACGCGAATCCACAAACGCCCTGAAAAGACAAGAGAGGCAAGTTTAATCAATGCGGCGTTCCTGTAAACCGCcgccccctcctcttcctccgaTTATGTAACACTAACTTGGCGATGGGGTATTCCCACATGTAGCCCCAGCCTCCGTGGAGCTGCAGGCACTGAGTGGCTACTTTGTTCTGGAGGTCAGACGCCCTGTTGAAAGGATGAAGCACGTTAGCGCGTGGCAGCCACAGGGGCCGAGACGACTGGCCGGAAATACAAAAGCCACGTTCTCACCAAAACTTGGCCATGGAGGCCGTGGCGGCGTCCAGGCGTTTTTCAGCGTGGAGCTGAATGCAGTTATCAACGAACGCTCTGCCCACACAGATGTCAGTCTTCAGCTCTGCCAGCTTGTGCTGCACCGTCTGTGGGGTGAAATTATATGCAAGGATATTTAATATTCTAAAGAATAATTCTGTTTTGAAGGCCAGCACATGTAAATCCTTGTCATACAGACCTGGAGGTGAGCGATGGTCTTGCCAAAAGCCTTCCTCTGCAACACATAGTTCCTGGTTTCCTCGAACATGAATTCGCTGCTCGCCATGGCAAGGCCAGAAACGGCCAGACGCTCCTGTTTCAAAAACGACGCGATTCATGATTCACCACCAAATTAGTAGCACTTCAGGCTAGTAATTTGCGAACTAACACAGCATTGGGTTCTTCTCACCTGTGGCAGCTCGTTCATCAGGTAGTAAAAACCCTTGTTGAGCTCCCCCAAGAGGGCATCGGCCGGGAGACGCACATCCTCAAAAAACAGTTCAGCCGTGTCCTTAGAGCGTAAAAGAAAAACACGGTTCGAAAAGAGATGGGTTGAAAATTGGTGGAAACAATATTTGTGAGAATTTGAGCGAAGGTACCTGGGCCTTCAGGCCAATTTTGTCCAACTTGCGACCCTTGTGAAACCCCTTCGTGCCGTTCTCCACCAGGAACAGGCTGATTCCATGTGCTGCTGATTTCGCGTCGCGGTTGGTCACAGCCACTACCACCACGAGGTCGGCCATCCAGCCGTTTGAGATGAACACCTGGACAGATGGGACAGAATAGGGCTCAAGCTAACGCTGAGACGCGCCAAAGTCATTGTTTTGGCTTTTAAGACTCAAGACCTTGCTGCCGTTGAGGATCCAGTCACTGCCGTCCCTCTTGGCGTACGTCTTCACACCTTGCAGATCACTGAAAAGATCGAGGGGAAAGGTCAACGCTCCACCACTTTAGAGCTAAAGTATTCATGCTGATTTCTTC encodes:
- the acadl gene encoding long-chain specific acyl-CoA dehydrogenase, mitochondrial, which produces MLAQKTLATRLFGLRNVILRGQALSASPARLQHSQVPQSGQPVLPARPETSSAKTLMDIGTRRIFSEDHDLFRQNVRRFFQEEVVPYHHEWEKAGQVSREVWEKAGEQGLLGTMIAEEHGGIGGDVLSAAVVWEEQMYANCTGPGFSLHSDIIMPYIVNYGSKEQIERFIPKMAAGKCISAIAMTEPGAGSDLQGVKTYAKRDGSDWILNGSKVFISNGWMADLVVVVAVTNRDAKSAAHGISLFLVENGTKGFHKGRKLDKIGLKAQDTAELFFEDVRLPADALLGELNKGFYYLMNELPQERLAVSGLAMASSEFMFEETRNYVLQRKAFGKTIAHLQTVQHKLAELKTDICVGRAFVDNCIQLHAEKRLDAATASMAKFWASDLQNKVATQCLQLHGGWGYMWEYPIAKAFVDSRVQPIYGGTNEIMKELIARTIVGQK